In Carya illinoinensis cultivar Pawnee chromosome 10, C.illinoinensisPawnee_v1, whole genome shotgun sequence, one DNA window encodes the following:
- the LOC122279602 gene encoding uncharacterized protein LOC122279602 isoform X1, protein MEDSSERNDFHVRRLSLIDVCSEDDSLLLNSSLADSLHHQSSENPECGNAELLENVYANILEDTIGPLERKERVLQPSESPEPEMTRKNSKYNLRKSLAWDSAFFTSAGVLEPDELSCIIEGVEKDEKQKLTGIQEEVQRSADSISTLESDGLTLESLESDLFEDVRASIQKSSKVSNAAKARSKTGSGAAETQPICSKKKVDLVSQSKIEAKLASTKPNVRLQASAKLTNLVSVSPRVSQSFASRRESTSSLAKRPMVLVKDTPSSTPLTKRASLSNIHAKLGKDAKSTSGRGAPVSKIPASGGSRNNVPRPPVSSKTSSLCSSVVNKTQTTSSFDSSGSVSSDSISKSSTKLMKTKKDSTTGHPPSFGSTSKTPSRTVSRNKVQSGSPHLSAMLISSSKVAPSTSPASSISEWSSESYSSSSTVKQRSNSSRASLESTCKEASIDGDVPHVLEALKQCNEKGSVGYETQVIESLGECVKKASSASDALPHLASMRPSGLRLPSPKIGFFDGVKSTGRTPPGHPVAHGGLPKTGAGNVTQNGGQNKAKSGNPQTARTLMAIRSIKADPQRTLVNTKSKSPTPLKESSVAAIRSSSASRNVKSCPGKSPRVQNRLSPIPKVQSRLSPKGGGESQLKDKEIEAEGCHIGMCASDIGIAEKNGSLDVLKDKVCSETKGSTPTTDMNVIPINGELNTSDSCSNFLVEKDTSYQKVGEEAKYVQADLMNDLPVIKITNVEENFEFEDQVDDLSRQVGAMDINKESLDKNIGDSLSLSQLNVGGKDISGALELSCQRELHGRTQQDEDFKCLSKPVPSNSPTTFEITSSMRTPFSDKDSFCNMDGFSDVLTGLKVVEVEKAAVLTSLESSMKENS, encoded by the exons ATGGAAGATTCCAGCGAAAGAAACGATTTTCATGTCCGACGCCTTAGCCTCATCGACGTCTGCTCCGAGGACGATTCCCTCCTCCTCAATTCTTCACTCGCTGATTCCCTCCACCACCAGTCTTCAG AAAATCCCGAATGCGGAAATGCTGAGTTGTTGGAGAATGTGTATGCTAATATATTAGAGGACACAATTGGCCCTCTTGAACGGAAAGAACGTGTGCTTCAACCATCTGAATCGCCGGAACCTGAAATGACAAGAAAAAATAGCAAATATAACTTGCGTAAAAGCTTAGCATGGGATAGTGCTTTCTTCACAAGTGCAG GTGTTCTGGAACCGGATGAGCTATCCTGCATTATTGAAGGAGTTGAAAAggatgaaaaacaaaaattaacgGGGATTCAAGAGGAGGTACAACGATCTGCTGATTCAATCTCTACTTTAGAAAGCGATGGTTTGACATTAGAAAGTCTTGAGTCGGATTTGTTTGAAGATGTTAGAGCTTCAATCCAAAAGTCCAGTAAAGTTTCCAATGCCGCAAAAGCAAGAAGCAAGACAGGATCAGGAGCGGCAGAAACACAGCCCATTTGCT CTAAAAAGAAAGTGGACCTCGTGTCTCAAAGTAAG ATTGAGGCTAAACTAGCTTCCACCAAGCCAAATGTACGATTGCAAGCATCAGCGAAATTGACAAACCTGGTTTCTGTTTCTCCACGAGTGTCACAG TCATTTGCTTCAAGGAGAGAGTCTACTTCATCCCTTGCAAAGCGACCAATGGTACTAGTCAAGGACACTCCTAGCTCAACACCATTAACCAAAAGAGCTTCTCTGTCCAATATCCATGCCAAATTGGGAAAGGATGCAAAAAGTACAAGTG GTAGAGGGGCTCCAGTTTCAAAAATACCTGCTTCGGGTGGTTCACGGAATAATGTTCCTAGGCCCCCAGTGTCTTCTAAAACCTCTTCTTTGTGCTCATCAGTTGTGAACAAGACACAAACAACTTCCTCTTTTGATAGCTCTGGCAGTGTGTCTTCTGACAGCATTAGTAAATCTTCTACCAAATTGATGAAAACCAAAAAAGATTCCACAACTGGTCATCCGCCTTCCTTTGGTTCAACCTCCAAAACGCCATCAAGAACTGTGTCAAGAAATAAAGTTCAGTCTGGTAGTCCTCATCTCTCGGCTATGTTGATTTCTTCATCTAAAGTTGCCCCAAGTACTTCACCTGCAAGCTCTATCAGTGAATGGTCCTCAGAGTCATATTCATCAAGTTCTACCGTTAAACAAAGGTCTAATAGCTCAAGAGCCAGCCTTGAAAGTACTTGCAAAGAGGCCTCCATAGATGGTGATGTGCCTCATGTTTTGGAAGCTCTAAAACAATGTAACGAGAAAGGTTCAGTTGGGTATGAAACCCAGGTAATTGAATCACTTGGTGAATGTGTAAAGAAAGCTTCATCAGCATCTGATGCACTTCCTCATTTGGCTTCTATGAGACCTTCAGGCCTTCGGTTGCCATCACCTAAAATTGGCTTCTTTGATGGG GTGAAATCAACTGGACGAACTCCACCTGGACATCCAGTGGCACATGGTGGCTTGCCTAAAACTGGAGCAGGAAATGTTACCCAAAATGGAGGCCAAAACAAGGCAAAATCAGGAAATCCTCAAACTGCTAGAACTCTAATGGCAATCAGGAGCATAAAAGCTGATCCTCAGCGAACTTTGGTGAATACAAAATCTAAATCTCCTACACCTCTTAAAGAATCATCGGTTGCTGCAATCAGAAGCTCTAGTGCATCAAGGAATGTCAAAAGCTGTCCTGGCAAATCTCCAAGAGTTCAAAACAGATTATCTCCAATTCCAAAAGTTCAAAGTAGATTATCTCCGAAAGGTGGTGGAGAAAGTCAGTTGAAGGACAAGGAAATCGAAGCTGAAGGATGTCATATTGGTATGTGTGCTTCCGATATTGGAATAGCTGAAAAGAATGGTAGCCTTGATGTTTTGAAGGATAAAGTGTGTTCAGAAACCAAGGGCAGTACCCCAACAACTGATATGAACGTCATTCCTATTAATGGAGAGCTTAATACGAGTGATTCATGTTCTAATTTTCTTGTTGAAAAGGATACGTCCTATCAGAAAGTGGGTGAAGAAGCAAAATATGTCCAAGCTGATCTTATGAATGATTTACCTGTAATTAAAATCACTAATGTGGAGGAAAACTTTGAGTTTGAAGATCAAGTTGATGACTTGAGCAGACAAGTTGGAGCTATGGATATAAATAAGGAGAGTCTGGACAAGAACATTGGcgattctctttctctttctcagtTAAATGTTGGTGGCAAAGATATTTCTGGTGCTCTGGAGTTGTCCTGTCAAAGGGAGCTTCATGGTCGTACCCAACAGGATGAAGATTTTAAATGTTTGTCAAAACCTGTCCCCTCTAACTCTCCAACCACCTTTGAGATTACGTCCAGCATGAGGACACCTTTTTCTGACAAGGATTCTTTTTGTAATATGGATGGGTTTTCTGATGTTTTAACAGGCTTGAAAGTTGTAGAGGTAGAGAAGGCAGCTGTCTTGACTTCTCTAGAAAGCAGTATGAAAGAAAACAGCTGA
- the LOC122279602 gene encoding endochitinase A-like isoform X2 has protein sequence MEDSSERNDFHVRRLSLIDVCSEDDSLLLNSSLADSLHHQSSENPECGNAELLENVYANILEDTIGPLERKERVLQPSESPEPEMTRKNSKYNLRKSLAWDSAFFTSAGVLEPDELSCIIEGVEKDEKQKLTGIQEEVQRSADSISTLESDGLTLESLESDLFEDVRASIQKSSKVSNAAKARSKTGSGAAETQPICSKKKVDLVSQSKIEAKLASTKPNVRLQASAKLTNLVSVSPRVSQSFASRRESTSSLAKRPMVLVKDTPSSTPLTKRASLSNIHAKLGKDAKSTSGRGAPVSKIPASGGSRNNVPRPPVSSKTSSLCSSVVNKTQTTSSFDSSGSVSSDSISKSSTKLMKTKKDSTTGHPPSFGSTSKTPSRTVSRNKVQSGSPHLSAMLISSSKVAPSTSPASSISEWSSESYSSSSTVKQRSNSSRASLESTCKEASIDGDVPHVLEALKQCNEKGSVGYETQVIESLGECVKKASSASDALPHLASMRPSGLRLPSPKIGFFDGVKSTGRTPPGHPVAHGGLPKTGAGNVTQNGGQNKAKSGNPQTARTLMAIRSIKADPQRTLVNTKSKSPTPLKESSVAAIRSSSASRNVKSCPGKSPRVQNRLSPIPKVQSRLSPKGGGESQLKDKEIEAEGCHIGMCASDIGIAEKNGSLDVLKDKVCSETKGSTPTTDMNVIPINGELNTSDSCSNFLVEKDTSYQKVGEEAKYVQADLMNDLPVIKITNVEENFEFEDQVDDLSRQVGAMDINKESLDKNIGDSLSLSQLNVGGKDISGALELSCQRELHGRTQQDEDFKCLKVVEVEKAAVLTSLESSMKENS, from the exons ATGGAAGATTCCAGCGAAAGAAACGATTTTCATGTCCGACGCCTTAGCCTCATCGACGTCTGCTCCGAGGACGATTCCCTCCTCCTCAATTCTTCACTCGCTGATTCCCTCCACCACCAGTCTTCAG AAAATCCCGAATGCGGAAATGCTGAGTTGTTGGAGAATGTGTATGCTAATATATTAGAGGACACAATTGGCCCTCTTGAACGGAAAGAACGTGTGCTTCAACCATCTGAATCGCCGGAACCTGAAATGACAAGAAAAAATAGCAAATATAACTTGCGTAAAAGCTTAGCATGGGATAGTGCTTTCTTCACAAGTGCAG GTGTTCTGGAACCGGATGAGCTATCCTGCATTATTGAAGGAGTTGAAAAggatgaaaaacaaaaattaacgGGGATTCAAGAGGAGGTACAACGATCTGCTGATTCAATCTCTACTTTAGAAAGCGATGGTTTGACATTAGAAAGTCTTGAGTCGGATTTGTTTGAAGATGTTAGAGCTTCAATCCAAAAGTCCAGTAAAGTTTCCAATGCCGCAAAAGCAAGAAGCAAGACAGGATCAGGAGCGGCAGAAACACAGCCCATTTGCT CTAAAAAGAAAGTGGACCTCGTGTCTCAAAGTAAG ATTGAGGCTAAACTAGCTTCCACCAAGCCAAATGTACGATTGCAAGCATCAGCGAAATTGACAAACCTGGTTTCTGTTTCTCCACGAGTGTCACAG TCATTTGCTTCAAGGAGAGAGTCTACTTCATCCCTTGCAAAGCGACCAATGGTACTAGTCAAGGACACTCCTAGCTCAACACCATTAACCAAAAGAGCTTCTCTGTCCAATATCCATGCCAAATTGGGAAAGGATGCAAAAAGTACAAGTG GTAGAGGGGCTCCAGTTTCAAAAATACCTGCTTCGGGTGGTTCACGGAATAATGTTCCTAGGCCCCCAGTGTCTTCTAAAACCTCTTCTTTGTGCTCATCAGTTGTGAACAAGACACAAACAACTTCCTCTTTTGATAGCTCTGGCAGTGTGTCTTCTGACAGCATTAGTAAATCTTCTACCAAATTGATGAAAACCAAAAAAGATTCCACAACTGGTCATCCGCCTTCCTTTGGTTCAACCTCCAAAACGCCATCAAGAACTGTGTCAAGAAATAAAGTTCAGTCTGGTAGTCCTCATCTCTCGGCTATGTTGATTTCTTCATCTAAAGTTGCCCCAAGTACTTCACCTGCAAGCTCTATCAGTGAATGGTCCTCAGAGTCATATTCATCAAGTTCTACCGTTAAACAAAGGTCTAATAGCTCAAGAGCCAGCCTTGAAAGTACTTGCAAAGAGGCCTCCATAGATGGTGATGTGCCTCATGTTTTGGAAGCTCTAAAACAATGTAACGAGAAAGGTTCAGTTGGGTATGAAACCCAGGTAATTGAATCACTTGGTGAATGTGTAAAGAAAGCTTCATCAGCATCTGATGCACTTCCTCATTTGGCTTCTATGAGACCTTCAGGCCTTCGGTTGCCATCACCTAAAATTGGCTTCTTTGATGGG GTGAAATCAACTGGACGAACTCCACCTGGACATCCAGTGGCACATGGTGGCTTGCCTAAAACTGGAGCAGGAAATGTTACCCAAAATGGAGGCCAAAACAAGGCAAAATCAGGAAATCCTCAAACTGCTAGAACTCTAATGGCAATCAGGAGCATAAAAGCTGATCCTCAGCGAACTTTGGTGAATACAAAATCTAAATCTCCTACACCTCTTAAAGAATCATCGGTTGCTGCAATCAGAAGCTCTAGTGCATCAAGGAATGTCAAAAGCTGTCCTGGCAAATCTCCAAGAGTTCAAAACAGATTATCTCCAATTCCAAAAGTTCAAAGTAGATTATCTCCGAAAGGTGGTGGAGAAAGTCAGTTGAAGGACAAGGAAATCGAAGCTGAAGGATGTCATATTGGTATGTGTGCTTCCGATATTGGAATAGCTGAAAAGAATGGTAGCCTTGATGTTTTGAAGGATAAAGTGTGTTCAGAAACCAAGGGCAGTACCCCAACAACTGATATGAACGTCATTCCTATTAATGGAGAGCTTAATACGAGTGATTCATGTTCTAATTTTCTTGTTGAAAAGGATACGTCCTATCAGAAAGTGGGTGAAGAAGCAAAATATGTCCAAGCTGATCTTATGAATGATTTACCTGTAATTAAAATCACTAATGTGGAGGAAAACTTTGAGTTTGAAGATCAAGTTGATGACTTGAGCAGACAAGTTGGAGCTATGGATATAAATAAGGAGAGTCTGGACAAGAACATTGGcgattctctttctctttctcagtTAAATGTTGGTGGCAAAGATATTTCTGGTGCTCTGGAGTTGTCCTGTCAAAGGGAGCTTCATGGTCGTACCCAACAGGATGAAGATTTTAAAT GCTTGAAAGTTGTAGAGGTAGAGAAGGCAGCTGTCTTGACTTCTCTAGAAAGCAGTATGAAAGAAAACAGCTGA